Proteins encoded in a region of the Marinobacter arenosus genome:
- a CDS encoding aminoacyl-tRNA deacylase produces the protein MPVQQLKEFLDEADVEYMCLSHPPAFTAQELAHHVKIAGDRVVKTVIVELDGKMAMLVMPATWRIRWDRLSRILDTDFIDLADEREFQDRFPDCEVGAMPPFGNLFGMSVYCSEVLTEQPELAFAAGSHTESVHMKTSDFLTLVQPMVLNQGFTKPGAQKPAWLAKGRRRPDDVKARVTRAAGY, from the coding sequence ATGCCGGTACAGCAGTTGAAAGAATTTCTCGATGAGGCCGATGTGGAATACATGTGCCTCTCCCACCCGCCTGCCTTCACCGCCCAGGAACTCGCCCACCACGTCAAGATTGCCGGCGACCGTGTCGTCAAAACCGTCATCGTTGAACTGGACGGGAAAATGGCGATGCTGGTGATGCCCGCGACCTGGCGCATCCGCTGGGACCGATTGTCCCGGATTCTCGACACGGACTTCATTGACCTCGCCGATGAACGGGAATTCCAGGACCGGTTCCCGGACTGCGAGGTTGGTGCCATGCCGCCGTTCGGAAATCTGTTCGGCATGTCCGTCTATTGCAGTGAGGTTCTGACCGAGCAACCCGAACTGGCCTTCGCGGCCGGCAGCCACACCGAATCCGTGCACATGAAAACGAGCGACTTCCTGACCCTGGTTCAGCCCATGGTACTGAATCAGGGCTTTACCAAGCCCGGCGCCCAGAAACCGGCATGGCTGGCCAAGGGGCGGCGCCGGCCGGACGACGTCAAGGCGAGGGTTACGCGCGCCGCCGGTTACTGA
- a CDS encoding UbiH/UbiF/VisC/COQ6 family ubiquinone biosynthesis hydroxylase codes for MTQAFDVVVVGAGMVGAALATGLGRDGFKVAVIDRSSAPDFAPETPPDIRVSALSAGTERYLQELGAWNRILSMRATPYQRLAVWDEARHPLSNLMPRTLTEVQFDADGLKTSHLGHIVENSVTQQALWQSAEAEPGVTIMAGQGVSTLTPGAESVTITLEDQQTLEARLVVGADGAQSAIRTMAGIGVSRNQYSQQAMVISVRYQGPVENITWQGFYPSGPRAFLPLHSAEATHPGESWASLVWYDAPEQLARLKGLSDEALRLEIQRAFPSQLPLLTHIEARASFPIARQHAKRYFSGRVVLAGDSAHTINPLAGQGVNLGFQDAQCLQALLKEAKRAHCDLADPQWLRSYEHQRRPANRRMMMTMDLFYHLFSNRTPPLHLLRNLGLGAARALPFARNQVARYAMGIDDRLPAPLARLTDRIPGLRQL; via the coding sequence ATGACACAAGCTTTTGATGTTGTTGTGGTCGGCGCCGGCATGGTCGGTGCCGCCCTTGCCACGGGCCTGGGCCGGGATGGGTTCAAGGTGGCCGTAATTGATCGTTCGTCCGCGCCCGACTTCGCCCCGGAAACGCCTCCGGATATCCGCGTGTCGGCGCTCAGCGCGGGCACGGAACGCTACCTCCAGGAACTCGGTGCCTGGAACCGTATCCTGTCCATGCGTGCGACGCCCTACCAGCGCCTGGCGGTCTGGGATGAAGCGCGCCACCCGCTGTCCAACCTGATGCCGCGAACACTGACCGAGGTGCAGTTTGATGCCGACGGGCTGAAGACGTCGCACCTGGGCCACATCGTGGAAAACTCGGTGACGCAACAGGCACTGTGGCAAAGCGCCGAGGCCGAGCCCGGGGTGACCATCATGGCCGGCCAAGGCGTCTCAACACTGACTCCGGGGGCGGAGTCGGTGACGATCACCCTGGAAGATCAACAGACCCTGGAAGCCAGATTGGTGGTTGGTGCCGATGGAGCCCAGTCGGCGATTCGCACCATGGCCGGCATCGGGGTCAGCCGCAACCAGTACAGCCAGCAGGCCATGGTAATTTCGGTGCGCTACCAGGGGCCGGTTGAAAACATTACCTGGCAGGGTTTCTATCCCAGTGGTCCCCGGGCCTTCCTGCCGCTGCACAGCGCAGAAGCCACCCACCCGGGGGAAAGCTGGGCGTCTCTGGTGTGGTATGACGCCCCCGAGCAACTGGCTCGGCTCAAGGGCCTGTCAGACGAGGCGCTGAGGCTGGAAATCCAGCGCGCCTTTCCGTCCCAGCTTCCGTTGCTCACCCACATTGAGGCACGGGCCAGTTTCCCCATCGCCCGCCAGCACGCCAAGCGGTATTTTTCCGGCCGGGTGGTTCTCGCCGGCGATTCCGCCCACACCATCAACCCGTTGGCTGGCCAAGGGGTCAACCTGGGGTTCCAGGACGCCCAGTGCCTGCAGGCTCTGCTCAAGGAGGCCAAGCGTGCCCACTGCGATCTGGCCGACCCACAGTGGCTTCGTAGCTATGAACACCAGCGCCGTCCAGCCAACCGGCGCATGATGATGACCATGGACCTGTTCTACCACCTGTTCAGCAACCGCACGCCGCCGCTGCACCTGTTGCGCAACCTGGGGCTCGGCGCGGCCAGAGCCCTGCCCTTCGCCCGCAACCAGGTGGCGCGTTACGCCATGGGCATTGATGACCGGTTGCCTGCGCCGCTGGCCC